The following are from one region of the Bacillota bacterium genome:
- a CDS encoding Asp23/Gls24 family envelope stress response protein has translation MGRDMSTELGQINIADEVIAVIAGTAATECYGVVGMASRTIQDGIAELLGRDNLSRGVEVRLSGEEVVVDLYIIVEYGTKITEVAHNAMEKVRYVVETMTGLKVANVNVVVQGVRVGQVAKKSRGE, from the coding sequence GTGGGAAGGGATATGAGCACTGAGCTCGGGCAGATAAATATCGCCGATGAGGTCATCGCGGTTATAGCTGGAACCGCAGCCACAGAGTGCTACGGTGTGGTTGGCATGGCATCCAGGACCATCCAGGACGGGATCGCTGAGCTCCTGGGGAGAGACAATTTGAGCCGCGGCGTGGAGGTCAGGCTTTCGGGCGAAGAGGTGGTTGTCGACCTCTACATCATCGTCGAATACGGTACGAAGATAACCGAGGTGGCCCATAACGCCATGGAAAAGGTCCGATATGTGGTGGAGACGATGACAGGCCTGAAGGTGGCCAACGTCAACGTCGTGGTCCAGGGGGTCAGAGTTGGGCAGGTCGCAAAAAAGAGCAGGGGAGAGTAG
- a CDS encoding MFS transporter: MSDSRSDAGRGAGRRGRRVSEKLVRRNFFYTTAEGMSTNVAFGMVNPFLPVYAIALGANSLLVGLVTALPAAANVFAYLLGADITERRPENKLATAVTWGVTHRLLYLPMGFIPFLPWFRPEAFVLLVSLAAVPFAVSVTAWTAMVGDMFPENRRGEIFGLRNMYVGLTGVMGTMAAGYFLDFVAFPFNYMYLFLAACGFALLGIYFMNRMAEIRVRRRPVERRSFGQRLRALFEDRDLGRNFRYFSLSCFMLWFGFGFTAAMWAIYHVQVLNLSNSVIGLFTVVNGLATVVSSVAWGRVAVRKGERLVLLTSMSGLAAMPALYMLSRSLIFLFGAQVFSGVMMGGLNLAVFNLLLNYAKPEERANAAAVFNMLMNAATFIAPFMGNAWYSAYGIVSTFYAGFGVRLIGLVFLWKIMDRELPGVRALAAMIRERHSLVGRRRWG, from the coding sequence ATGTCGGACTCCCGGTCTGACGCGGGACGCGGCGCCGGTCGTCGTGGACGCAGGGTATCCGAGAAGCTCGTCCGCCGGAATTTCTTCTATACGACGGCTGAGGGGATGTCGACGAACGTAGCTTTCGGGATGGTCAACCCCTTCCTTCCTGTTTACGCTATTGCACTGGGGGCCAACAGCCTCCTCGTCGGCCTCGTGACGGCGCTTCCCGCGGCCGCAAATGTCTTCGCATACCTGCTGGGAGCGGATATAACGGAGAGACGGCCCGAGAACAAGCTCGCAACAGCCGTTACATGGGGTGTGACCCATAGGTTGCTCTACCTCCCGATGGGCTTCATCCCTTTTCTCCCGTGGTTTCGCCCGGAGGCCTTCGTGCTGCTCGTAAGCCTGGCCGCGGTCCCGTTTGCGGTCTCGGTTACCGCCTGGACGGCCATGGTCGGGGATATGTTCCCTGAGAACAGGCGCGGCGAGATATTCGGCCTGCGAAATATGTACGTCGGCTTGACCGGCGTGATGGGAACCATGGCGGCCGGCTATTTCCTCGACTTTGTCGCCTTTCCCTTCAATTATATGTACCTTTTCCTGGCGGCCTGCGGTTTCGCGCTTCTCGGGATTTACTTCATGAACAGGATGGCCGAAATCAGGGTCAGGAGGCGTCCCGTGGAGCGGAGGTCGTTTGGGCAGAGGCTCAGGGCGCTGTTCGAGGACCGGGACCTGGGGAGGAATTTCAGGTACTTCTCCCTGAGCTGCTTCATGCTGTGGTTCGGGTTCGGTTTCACCGCAGCCATGTGGGCGATATACCACGTGCAGGTGCTTAACCTCTCTAACTCGGTAATCGGCCTTTTTACCGTTGTCAACGGGTTGGCCACGGTTGTGAGCTCCGTCGCCTGGGGCAGGGTTGCCGTTCGCAAGGGCGAGCGGCTGGTCCTGCTCACGAGCATGTCGGGCCTGGCTGCCATGCCGGCCCTGTATATGCTAAGCAGGTCGCTTATATTCCTGTTTGGGGCCCAGGTATTCTCCGGGGTTATGATGGGCGGCTTGAACCTCGCTGTGTTTAACCTGTTGCTGAATTATGCAAAGCCCGAGGAAAGGGCGAATGCCGCTGCTGTTTTCAATATGCTGATGAACGCGGCGACCTTTATCGCGCCTTTTATGGGGAATGCGTGGTATAGCGCCTACGGTATAGTATCGACCTTTTACGCCGGGTTTGGAGTGCGGCTCATAGGGCTGGTCTTCTTGTGGAAGATCATGGACAGGGAATTGCCTGGTGTGAGGGCGCTCGCGGCTATGATACGGGAGCGACATTCTCTAGTAGGAAGGAGGCGGTGGGGTTGA
- a CDS encoding 50S ribosomal protein L28 produces the protein MANECEICGKHSHVGHLVSHSNIKTKKRWFPNIRRVKAIVDGTPRRIRVCTKCLKAGKVKRAI, from the coding sequence ATGGCAAATGAATGCGAGATTTGCGGGAAGCACAGCCACGTCGGCCACCTTGTGAGTCACTCTAACATCAAAACCAAAAAGCGGTGGTTCCCGAACATACGGAGGGTAAAAGCCATCGTCGATGGGACACCAAGGCGCATAAGGGTCTGCACCAAGTGCCTCAAGGCAGGAAAGGTAAAAAGAGCCATATAG
- a CDS encoding NUDIX hydrolase, with protein MVMGACTTGKGGNGASRREVSAGGLLIWDGRVFILKNHRLEWVLPKGKVEPGETHEEAALREVREETGIEAAIVSKIGETKYVYISEITGEAVDKTVHWYLMRPSGYDFKLNYEEGFTEGGWVPFEMAVDRLTFGGELVRKALQHIADMDATR; from the coding sequence ATGGTGATGGGCGCGTGCACGACGGGGAAGGGTGGTAATGGGGCCTCGAGGCGAGAGGTGAGCGCAGGCGGCCTGTTGATATGGGATGGCAGGGTATTTATACTCAAGAATCATCGCCTCGAATGGGTGCTGCCCAAGGGCAAGGTCGAGCCCGGAGAGACCCATGAGGAGGCAGCCCTGCGCGAGGTGAGGGAGGAAACAGGGATCGAGGCCGCCATCGTGAGCAAGATCGGCGAAACGAAGTATGTCTATATCTCTGAGATCACGGGCGAGGCCGTCGATAAGACGGTCCACTGGTACCTCATGCGGCCGTCAGGGTATGACTTCAAGCTTAATTACGAGGAGGGGTTCACTGAGGGCGGCTGGGTCCCGTTTGAGATGGCTGTTGATAGGCTCACATTCGGCGGTGAGCTCGTCAGGAAGGCTCTGCAGCATATTGCGGATATGGACGCGACAAGGTGA
- a CDS encoding Ig-like domain-containing protein gives MPEVQNHYMNRMLSSSILTLSCLACSLALIAMPGAVGYAAGSQPGSGPPRVVAVYPSDGMTDVPVDTGIHIIFSKPMDREKAINAFSMSPSPTLVFPGSWRMWNDDTVLVVMPAKALQYDTRYVVTIGAGAAGRDGSELGSEYSWSFRTAKRPALPSELPKNGGFDAGNLSGWSFSYEGGPGEPPSSWRVVKDGERTHVLEISRDLTFDMGRASVEQKLDVDVPVSGLVFVSLDLKLGDYTNKVYTERHAYPAKLIVKYLGQDGKEHEFTRSYYYHPPVDGGLDSYAEFVELNRWTSRSYNLSTLIPRPVRIVKIILECAGWGWSTSFDNVRIAW, from the coding sequence ATGCCGGAGGTGCAAAACCATTACATGAACCGGATGCTCTCTTCTTCTATTCTGACCCTGTCCTGTCTAGCATGCTCGTTAGCCTTGATCGCAATGCCCGGAGCCGTGGGCTATGCCGCGGGATCCCAGCCGGGGTCCGGGCCGCCGCGCGTCGTAGCGGTTTACCCTTCCGATGGCATGACTGACGTGCCGGTCGACACTGGAATTCATATTATCTTCAGTAAGCCTATGGATCGCGAGAAGGCCATAAATGCCTTCTCGATGTCTCCTTCACCAACGCTGGTTTTCCCGGGTAGCTGGAGAATGTGGAATGACGATACTGTGTTGGTCGTCATGCCAGCCAAGGCTCTCCAGTATGACACCCGCTACGTTGTCACCATCGGAGCGGGCGCCGCCGGTAGGGACGGGAGTGAACTGGGCAGCGAGTATTCATGGTCATTCAGGACGGCAAAGAGGCCCGCGCTGCCGTCGGAGCTTCCTAAGAATGGCGGTTTCGATGCGGGCAACCTTTCGGGCTGGAGTTTCTCGTACGAAGGTGGACCCGGGGAGCCCCCCTCCAGCTGGAGGGTTGTTAAGGATGGCGAGAGGACTCATGTTCTCGAAATATCCCGTGATTTGACCTTTGACATGGGCAGGGCATCCGTCGAGCAAAAGCTCGACGTCGATGTGCCTGTTTCCGGCCTTGTATTTGTCTCCCTCGACCTGAAGCTCGGTGACTATACCAATAAGGTATATACTGAACGCCATGCCTACCCCGCGAAGCTCATCGTGAAATACCTAGGCCAGGACGGGAAGGAGCATGAATTCACCCGGTCTTACTATTATCACCCACCCGTCGATGGCGGGCTGGATAGCTATGCTGAGTTCGTCGAGCTGAACAGGTGGACCTCGAGGTCATATAATCTTTCAACCCTGATCCCGAGGCCCGTGCGGATCGTCAAGATAATTCTTGAGTGCGCAGGCTGGGGATGGTCCACCTCATTTGATAACGTGAGAATAGCATGGTAA
- the rsmD gene encoding 16S rRNA (guanine(966)-N(2))-methyltransferase RsmD, with amino-acid sequence MRVISGIARGRRLKSLRGLATRPTADRVKESLFDILGFRVIDASILDLYAGTGGVGIEALSRGSRHAVFIDDNPQAIAVIRDNLELVGFEDRAEVYRNDAFKALEILSRRGCRFDIIFIDPPYAMRVGGEVIGAVGRLGLMEVCGTAVLEHSRYEEVPIEISGLKIIRAERFGDTMLSFYKREDAGGGDSSLPGKL; translated from the coding sequence ATGCGCGTGATCTCCGGCATCGCCAGGGGGCGAAGGCTTAAATCGTTGCGGGGGCTTGCCACCCGCCCTACTGCTGACCGCGTCAAGGAATCCCTCTTCGACATCCTGGGTTTTCGCGTAATCGACGCATCCATTCTCGATCTCTATGCGGGAACCGGCGGCGTCGGCATAGAGGCACTGAGCCGGGGTTCCAGACATGCTGTATTTATTGACGATAACCCGCAGGCGATCGCGGTCATCAGGGACAATCTCGAGCTTGTGGGTTTCGAGGACAGGGCCGAGGTGTATAGGAATGATGCCTTCAAGGCCCTTGAGATATTGAGCCGCCGCGGGTGCCGGTTTGATATCATCTTCATCGACCCGCCTTACGCCATGAGGGTGGGAGGCGAGGTGATCGGCGCGGTGGGGCGCCTTGGGCTGATGGAGGTCTGCGGCACGGCCGTTCTCGAGCATAGCAGGTATGAAGAGGTCCCGATAGAAATCTCGGGGCTGAAAATAATAAGAGCAGAGAGGTTTGGCGACACGATGCTTTCATTCTATAAAAGGGAGGATGCAGGTGGTGGCGATAGCAGTTTACCCGGGAAGCTTTGA
- a CDS encoding DAK2 domain-containing protein: MGEVVVLRLDYLDGSALMKAIAGGTQLLEENKSIVDSLNVFPVPDGDTGTNMFLTLSAALREVEKLKDAPVARVAEAAAMGSLMGARGNSGVIFSQLFRGFAMGLGNRTTLDGPGLAHALQEAVNIAYKAVMKPVEGTMLTVAREAARAALAAARSRKNLLDVLAAALQAAEDTLERTPEMLPTLKEAGVVDAGGKGLVIFMRGALAALRGEQVKRRKEPMLAPAAPPEAVREPGAGGEALRYRYCTEFLLRGSGLPLDKMREELAGYGDCLLVVGTPDVAKVHIHTNNPGFILEYCVALGDLSEIQINNMALQHEEFVAQGQARVQGQGPAPGGAGSAGGGSEQVARKGKEAGIIAVATGEGLEEILRSLGADVIVRGGQTMNPSIEDIVNAAESLDTPKIIILPNNSNVILTAEQARGLLDREVSVIPTSSIPQGLAALIAMRPDSDFDQNVRLMNEAKDRVRTGEVTFAVRNSKYNGVEIGEKDFIGIADGELKVAGKGREETASNLIAEMVTEATELITIYYGEEVSLSEARVLAERIQEQYPYAEVELQYGGQPIYYYIISIE; this comes from the coding sequence ATGGGAGAGGTAGTGGTTTTGAGGCTCGATTATCTGGATGGATCCGCTCTCATGAAGGCTATAGCAGGCGGCACACAGCTCCTGGAGGAGAACAAGAGCATCGTTGACTCGCTGAATGTCTTCCCGGTTCCCGACGGCGATACAGGGACCAATATGTTTCTAACCCTGAGCGCAGCCCTTCGTGAGGTGGAAAAGCTTAAAGATGCGCCAGTTGCCAGGGTCGCTGAAGCGGCCGCGATGGGGTCCCTCATGGGCGCTCGCGGGAATTCCGGTGTAATATTCTCCCAGCTTTTCAGGGGGTTTGCGATGGGCCTGGGAAACAGGACAACCCTTGATGGGCCAGGGCTCGCGCACGCCCTCCAGGAGGCCGTTAACATTGCCTACAAGGCGGTTATGAAGCCCGTGGAGGGCACGATGCTTACTGTGGCCAGGGAAGCTGCCAGGGCCGCCCTTGCTGCCGCGCGAAGCCGCAAAAATCTACTAGATGTCCTGGCCGCGGCGCTCCAGGCGGCCGAGGACACCCTCGAGCGCACCCCCGAGATGCTTCCTACCCTGAAAGAGGCGGGGGTTGTGGATGCCGGCGGCAAAGGGCTGGTGATTTTTATGAGAGGCGCGCTTGCGGCCCTCCGGGGCGAGCAGGTAAAGCGCAGGAAGGAGCCCATGCTGGCTCCTGCAGCGCCGCCCGAGGCCGTTAGAGAACCCGGAGCTGGAGGCGAGGCGTTAAGATATAGATATTGCACGGAGTTCTTGCTCAGGGGCTCCGGGCTCCCGCTGGACAAGATGAGAGAGGAGCTAGCGGGCTACGGGGATTGCCTTCTGGTGGTCGGGACCCCGGATGTTGCAAAGGTTCACATTCACACCAATAATCCGGGTTTCATCCTGGAATACTGCGTGGCCCTGGGCGACCTCAGTGAGATCCAGATAAACAATATGGCTTTGCAGCATGAGGAGTTCGTTGCCCAGGGGCAGGCCCGGGTGCAGGGGCAGGGCCCCGCGCCTGGCGGAGCCGGGAGCGCTGGGGGGGGAAGTGAGCAGGTCGCCCGGAAGGGCAAGGAGGCCGGCATCATAGCGGTGGCGACCGGGGAGGGGCTGGAGGAGATTCTTAGGAGCCTGGGGGCTGATGTAATAGTCAGGGGTGGCCAGACTATGAACCCCAGCATCGAGGATATAGTCAATGCCGCCGAATCCCTGGATACACCCAAAATCATTATACTTCCAAATAACTCAAATGTAATCCTCACGGCCGAGCAGGCCAGGGGTCTTCTCGACCGCGAGGTTTCCGTTATCCCAACCAGCAGCATCCCACAGGGCCTGGCGGCTCTCATCGCAATGAGGCCGGATTCGGATTTCGACCAGAACGTCAGGCTCATGAATGAGGCCAAGGATAGGGTGCGCACGGGGGAAGTCACCTTTGCTGTCCGGAACTCGAAATATAACGGCGTGGAGATAGGAGAGAAGGATTTTATCGGGATCGCAGACGGGGAGCTCAAGGTCGCCGGGAAGGGGCGAGAGGAGACCGCGAGCAATCTGATTGCCGAGATGGTCACCGAGGCTACAGAGCTGATCACGATCTATTACGGCGAGGAAGTGTCGCTAAGCGAGGCCAGGGTTCTAGCTGAGCGAATCCAGGAGCAGTACCCATATGCCGAGGTTGAGCTCCAGTATGGCGGGCAGCCGATCTACTACTACATTATCTCTATCGAGTGA
- the coaD gene encoding pantetheine-phosphate adenylyltransferase, protein MAIAVYPGSFDPVTCGHLDIIERAGKMFDLVIVAVLRNPSKKPLFTVEERVDMLQSAVCHLNNIRVDHFGGLLVDYARRQGATAIIKGLRAVSDFEYEFQMASVNRKLDPTIETLFMMTSNEYAFLSSSVVKEVASLGGCIRGLVPEEVEKRIRRKFRETGGNDFGQDKGN, encoded by the coding sequence GTGGCGATAGCAGTTTACCCGGGAAGCTTTGACCCAGTAACCTGTGGCCACCTGGATATCATAGAGCGGGCAGGCAAGATGTTTGACCTTGTGATCGTCGCCGTTCTGAGGAATCCAAGCAAGAAGCCACTGTTTACTGTAGAAGAGCGAGTTGACATGCTTCAATCCGCGGTTTGCCATCTAAATAATATCCGCGTTGACCACTTTGGCGGATTGCTCGTGGACTATGCAAGGCGGCAAGGGGCCACAGCCATCATCAAGGGGTTGAGGGCGGTGTCGGATTTTGAATATGAATTCCAGATGGCTTCGGTTAATAGGAAGCTCGATCCCACAATAGAAACCCTCTTTATGATGACTAGCAATGAATATGCCTTTCTTAGTTCCAGCGTGGTCAAAGAGGTAGCAAGCCTTGGGGGCTGCATTCGGGGCCTGGTCCCTGAGGAGGTTGAGAAGAGGATCCGCAGGAAGTTTCGGGAAACTGGAGGGAACGACTTTGGGCAAGACAAAGGTAATTGA
- a CDS encoding ATPase yields the protein MGKTKVIDLLDRLEVAIESARRVPLIGKAMVDSYELLEIIDQIRIALPQEIKDAELLLRDKERLLSEARAEAERLVSSAQDHIASLVDNNEVVRAARAEAERILVESRNEVEAMKSGADEYVDETLANLEENLQRVLKVVRKGREELRRK from the coding sequence TTGGGCAAGACAAAGGTAATTGATCTTCTCGACAGGCTTGAGGTGGCGATTGAGTCGGCGCGGCGCGTCCCGCTCATCGGCAAGGCGATGGTGGATTCATACGAGCTCCTTGAGATCATCGACCAGATCCGAATCGCCCTGCCCCAGGAGATCAAAGACGCTGAGCTGCTTCTCAGGGACAAGGAGAGGCTGCTTTCGGAAGCCAGGGCCGAGGCTGAACGCCTGGTTAGTTCCGCCCAGGACCACATCGCGAGCCTCGTAGACAATAATGAGGTCGTCCGGGCTGCCCGTGCAGAGGCTGAAAGGATCCTGGTGGAGAGCCGGAATGAAGTCGAGGCAATGAAATCCGGCGCGGATGAATACGTCGATGAGACCCTCGCCAATCTGGAGGAAAACCTCCAGCGCGTATTGAAGGTCGTGCGTAAGGGGAGGGAGGAGTTGAGGAGGAAGTGA
- a CDS encoding isoleucine--tRNA ligase, with translation MFKKVSTDMDFPRMEEEILRFWSERQIYKKSLEQTRGGQKFVFYEGPPTANGLPHPGHVLTRAMKDIIPRYKTMLGSYVFRKGGWDTHGLPVELEVEKELGISGKPQIERYGVEEFIEKCKESVFRYRREWERMTERVGFWIDLEHPYVTYHNEYIESVWWALKTIWEEGLLYKGHKVVPYCPRCGTALSSHEVAQGYEEVEDPSVYVKFKVEGEENTFFLVWTTTPWTLPSNVALAVSPDYTYATIEIISTGERFILAKDLIESAVKDEYRIKEEFEGEVILNKRYQPLFDFVEAGEEKPAYRVIAADFVTLTEGTGIVHMAPAFGEDDMRMAVVHDLPVVQLVDTQGRFTEEVTPWQGMFVKEADPLIIEDMKRTGKLYRAEPYRHSYPFCWRCDTPLLYYARTSWFIQTTAVKDALLRNNAKINWYPNHIKEGRFGNFLENVIDWAVSRERYWGTPLNIWICSKCGHEHPVGSIEELRRMARSLPERLELHRPYIDRAILACPECGGDMRRTPEVIDTWFDSGSMPFAQWHYPFENKDVFEANFPADFISEAIDQTRGWFYTLLVVSTLLFDETPYKNVVVLGHVLDAEGEKMSKHKGNVVDIWQIFNNQGADAMRWYLYTVNPPWNPTRFYIEAISESQRKFLGTLWNVYAFYVLYANVDGFDPRAWHIEPQKRPLLDRWLISRVNSLARKVREALDGYDVTDGARAIEEFVDELSNWYVRRSRRRYWGPEMNEDKVSAYLTLHEALVTLAKMLAPFTPFVSEAIYQNIARGGGECQDVPESVHLCSYPECDDGLVDAKLEERMELARRLVYLGRAARNKANIKNRQPLPELACIAASQGEREDIRGLEDLIKDELNVKALTFADDIGEFVSYRVKPRYDLLGPKYGKLMPKIASALAAADAGRVVAALRRAGNVTLELNGMAGAASDGGGDGDSAGGGKSDTTHVTLLEEEIAVEAIEKEGYCVATDGPYSVALNITPTPELVNEGFARELVNKIQTMRKEADFDIEDRIKTRIWGSERIRDVVEAYRAYLMDETLSQEMAWCGECTEVAPTSECAEERPAGSPYTKRWNVNGEDVTISVVRDKAGAHEA, from the coding sequence ATGTTCAAAAAGGTAAGCACTGACATGGATTTCCCCCGTATGGAGGAGGAGATCCTGCGTTTCTGGTCTGAACGCCAGATATATAAAAAGAGCCTCGAGCAGACCAGGGGCGGCCAGAAGTTCGTATTCTATGAAGGCCCTCCAACTGCCAACGGCCTTCCCCACCCGGGACATGTGCTCACGCGGGCTATGAAGGACATTATACCGAGGTATAAGACCATGCTTGGCTCCTACGTCTTCCGCAAGGGCGGGTGGGACACCCATGGCCTCCCTGTTGAGCTCGAGGTCGAGAAGGAGCTGGGCATCAGCGGTAAACCCCAGATTGAACGCTACGGCGTCGAGGAGTTTATTGAGAAGTGCAAGGAGAGCGTCTTCAGGTACCGGCGCGAGTGGGAGCGCATGACGGAGCGCGTCGGCTTCTGGATAGACCTGGAGCACCCCTACGTGACCTACCACAATGAATATATCGAGTCCGTGTGGTGGGCCCTGAAGACGATATGGGAGGAGGGCCTTCTCTACAAGGGTCATAAGGTGGTGCCTTACTGCCCTCGCTGCGGGACGGCCCTCTCGAGCCATGAGGTCGCACAGGGCTACGAGGAGGTGGAGGACCCCTCCGTCTACGTGAAATTCAAGGTCGAGGGCGAGGAGAATACATTCTTCCTGGTGTGGACGACAACCCCGTGGACCCTGCCGTCAAACGTGGCGCTCGCCGTCTCACCGGATTATACCTACGCGACAATTGAAATCATCTCAACGGGCGAGAGGTTCATCCTGGCCAAGGACCTCATCGAATCCGCGGTGAAGGATGAATACAGAATCAAGGAGGAATTCGAGGGTGAGGTCATTCTAAATAAGCGATACCAGCCGCTCTTCGATTTCGTCGAAGCTGGTGAGGAGAAGCCTGCTTATCGCGTGATCGCGGCTGATTTCGTGACCCTCACCGAGGGCACGGGGATAGTCCACATGGCCCCGGCGTTCGGCGAGGATGATATGAGGATGGCGGTGGTTCATGATCTTCCAGTGGTGCAGCTCGTCGATACCCAGGGGCGGTTCACAGAGGAGGTGACCCCCTGGCAGGGGATGTTCGTCAAGGAAGCAGATCCCTTGATAATAGAGGATATGAAGCGGACGGGCAAGCTCTACCGGGCCGAGCCTTACCGGCATAGCTACCCATTCTGCTGGAGGTGCGATACACCGCTCCTTTATTACGCCAGGACATCGTGGTTTATCCAGACCACCGCGGTCAAGGATGCCCTCCTCAGGAATAATGCAAAGATAAACTGGTACCCCAATCACATCAAGGAGGGCCGTTTCGGGAACTTCCTCGAAAACGTCATCGATTGGGCTGTAAGCCGCGAGCGTTACTGGGGAACGCCGCTCAATATCTGGATCTGCAGCAAATGCGGCCACGAGCACCCCGTGGGGAGTATAGAGGAGCTCAGGCGCATGGCGAGATCCCTGCCCGAAAGGCTCGAGCTTCACAGGCCTTACATCGACAGGGCGATCCTGGCCTGCCCGGAGTGCGGCGGCGATATGAGGCGCACCCCGGAGGTCATCGATACATGGTTTGATTCGGGCTCCATGCCGTTCGCCCAGTGGCACTACCCATTTGAAAACAAGGATGTCTTCGAGGCGAACTTCCCTGCGGATTTCATCTCCGAGGCCATCGACCAGACGCGGGGCTGGTTCTATACCTTACTCGTGGTGTCGACGCTGCTTTTCGACGAGACGCCTTACAAGAATGTTGTGGTCCTCGGGCATGTCCTGGACGCCGAGGGGGAGAAGATGAGCAAACACAAGGGCAATGTGGTGGACATCTGGCAGATATTCAACAACCAGGGCGCCGACGCCATGCGCTGGTACCTTTATACCGTCAACCCGCCATGGAACCCTACGAGATTCTACATTGAGGCCATAAGCGAATCGCAACGTAAGTTTCTGGGGACCCTGTGGAACGTTTATGCCTTTTACGTACTCTACGCCAATGTTGACGGGTTTGACCCGCGGGCCTGGCATATCGAGCCCCAAAAGAGGCCGCTCCTTGACAGGTGGTTGATCTCGCGCGTTAATTCGCTAGCGCGAAAGGTCCGGGAGGCGCTCGACGGCTACGATGTAACCGATGGGGCCAGGGCGATCGAGGAATTCGTAGATGAACTGAGCAACTGGTATGTGCGCAGGTCCAGGCGGCGTTACTGGGGACCGGAAATGAACGAGGACAAGGTCTCTGCCTATCTCACGCTGCACGAGGCTCTCGTCACCCTTGCCAAGATGCTGGCACCGTTTACGCCGTTCGTAAGCGAGGCTATATATCAGAATATCGCCCGCGGTGGCGGGGAATGCCAGGATGTCCCGGAGAGCGTTCACCTGTGCAGCTACCCGGAGTGCGATGATGGGCTCGTCGACGCCAAGCTGGAGGAGCGGATGGAGCTGGCGCGCAGGCTGGTCTACCTGGGGCGGGCCGCGAGGAACAAGGCTAACATAAAGAACAGGCAGCCGCTGCCGGAGCTGGCCTGCATTGCGGCATCGCAAGGGGAGAGGGAGGATATACGGGGCCTTGAGGATCTCATCAAGGACGAATTGAATGTTAAGGCCCTGACCTTTGCTGATGATATCGGGGAATTCGTCTCCTATCGCGTGAAGCCCAGGTACGACCTGTTGGGTCCCAAGTATGGCAAGCTTATGCCCAAAATCGCTTCGGCGCTCGCTGCTGCAGACGCCGGCAGGGTCGTGGCAGCCTTGAGGAGGGCCGGGAACGTTACATTAGAGCTCAACGGCATGGCAGGCGCGGCAAGCGATGGCGGTGGTGATGGCGATAGCGCAGGCGGTGGGAAGAGCGATACAACGCATGTGACGCTCCTCGAGGAGGAGATAGCTGTTGAGGCCATCGAGAAGGAGGGTTACTGCGTCGCCACTGATGGGCCTTACTCTGTAGCCCTCAATATAACCCCCACCCCGGAGCTCGTGAATGAGGGCTTTGCGCGTGAGCTTGTAAACAAGATCCAGACCATGCGCAAGGAGGCGGATTTCGACATCGAGGACCGCATCAAGACGCGTATATGGGGCAGCGAGCGAATTCGCGATGTCGTCGAGGCATATAGGGCTTACCTAATGGATGAGACCTTATCCCAGGAGATGGCCTGGTGCGGAGAATGCACTGAAGTGGCCCCAACCTCGGAGTGCGCGGAGGAGCGCCCGGCTGGAAGCCCTTACACTAAGAGGTGGAATGTGAACGGCGAGGATGTGACGATCAGCGTGGTGAGGGATAAGGCAGGCGCGCATGAGGCGTAG